Proteins encoded by one window of Pseudonocardia alni:
- a CDS encoding valine--tRNA ligase — translation MTETLPARTADLPAKWTPGEVEGDMYRRWVDAGYFRADPSSDKDPFCIVIPPPNVTGSLHLGHAMDHTLIDVLTRRARMQGRDALWLPGMDHAGIATQSVVERRMAAAGEPDRHTIGRAAFVEKVWQWKAESGGSILGQMERLGDGVDWSRERFTLDEGLSRAVATVFKKMFDDGLIYRAERLVNWSPALRSAISDIEVDHIETEGELVSMRYGDGDASLVVATTRVETMLGDTAIAVHPDDARYAHLVGTEVEMPITGRRIPVVADDYVDPEFGSGAVKITPAHDPNDFELGRRHDLPMPTIMDEAGTIAGTGTRFDGMDRFEAREAIREELRAQGRIVAEKRPYLHSVGHDSRTGVPIEPRLSLQWFVKVEPLARSAGDAVRSGETVLHPKEQAKRYFDWVDNMHDWTISRQLWWGHRIPVWYGPAGEVVCVGPDEEPPSGEGWRQDPDVLDTWFSSGLWPFSTLGWPDETPDLERYYPNSVLVTGYDILFFWVVRMMMFGTYVMGKAPFRDVYLHGLIRDEHGKKMSKSKGNVIDPLALIDSYGADALRFTIARGSNPGTDMSLSEEWVAGSRNFTTKLWNITRFALAKGADASLPLPVEADRTDADRWILGRLAEVREQTDELLDGYQFAKATEGLYHFAWDELADWYVELCKTQLDDPATEPGTRAVLGHVLDALLRMLHPIAPFVTEALWTALTGGETVVTAAWPTADGTGAPVDPAAAARVADAQKVITEVRRFRTEQGLPDRKAVAARLTGLDAAGLTAHERALRFLTRLDPAGDDLAVTASFEVATSGGPVTVELDTSGAIDVAAERARLGRDLAAAEKERDAADKKLNNPKFTEKAPAEVVDGIRARHATAVADIDRITARLAALPEA, via the coding sequence GTGACCGAGACCCTGCCAGCGCGTACCGCCGACCTGCCCGCGAAGTGGACCCCGGGCGAGGTAGAGGGCGACATGTACCGCCGCTGGGTCGACGCCGGGTACTTCCGGGCCGACCCGTCGTCGGACAAGGACCCGTTCTGCATCGTCATCCCGCCGCCGAACGTCACCGGCAGCCTGCACCTGGGCCACGCGATGGACCACACGCTCATCGACGTGCTGACCCGGCGCGCCCGCATGCAGGGCCGTGACGCGCTGTGGCTGCCCGGCATGGACCACGCCGGCATCGCGACCCAGTCGGTCGTCGAGCGGCGGATGGCGGCCGCGGGCGAGCCGGACCGGCACACGATCGGCCGTGCGGCGTTCGTGGAGAAGGTCTGGCAGTGGAAGGCCGAGTCCGGCGGCTCGATCCTCGGGCAGATGGAGCGCCTGGGCGACGGTGTCGACTGGTCGCGCGAGCGCTTCACCCTCGACGAGGGCCTGTCCCGCGCCGTCGCCACCGTCTTCAAGAAGATGTTCGACGACGGGCTGATCTACCGGGCCGAGCGCCTGGTCAACTGGTCTCCGGCGCTGCGCTCGGCGATCTCCGACATCGAGGTCGACCACATCGAGACCGAGGGCGAGCTGGTCTCCATGCGCTACGGCGACGGGGACGCCTCGCTCGTCGTCGCCACCACCCGGGTCGAGACGATGCTCGGTGACACCGCGATCGCGGTGCACCCGGACGACGCGCGCTACGCGCACCTGGTCGGCACCGAGGTCGAGATGCCGATCACCGGGCGGCGGATCCCGGTCGTGGCCGACGACTACGTCGACCCGGAGTTCGGCTCCGGCGCCGTCAAGATCACCCCGGCGCACGACCCGAACGACTTCGAGCTGGGCCGCCGCCACGACCTGCCGATGCCGACGATCATGGACGAGGCCGGCACCATCGCCGGGACCGGTACCCGCTTCGACGGCATGGACCGCTTCGAGGCGCGCGAGGCCATCCGCGAGGAGCTGCGCGCGCAGGGCCGGATCGTCGCCGAGAAGCGCCCCTACCTGCACTCGGTCGGGCACGACTCGCGCACCGGGGTCCCGATCGAGCCGCGGCTGAGCCTGCAGTGGTTCGTCAAGGTCGAGCCGCTGGCCCGGTCCGCGGGCGACGCGGTCCGCTCCGGCGAGACCGTCCTGCACCCGAAGGAGCAGGCCAAGCGGTACTTCGACTGGGTCGACAACATGCACGACTGGACCATCAGCCGGCAGCTGTGGTGGGGCCACCGCATCCCGGTCTGGTACGGCCCGGCCGGCGAGGTCGTGTGCGTCGGACCGGACGAGGAGCCGCCGTCGGGCGAGGGCTGGCGCCAGGACCCCGACGTCCTCGACACCTGGTTCTCCTCCGGCCTGTGGCCGTTCTCCACGCTGGGCTGGCCGGACGAGACCCCGGACCTGGAGCGCTACTACCCGAACTCGGTCCTGGTCACCGGCTACGACATCCTGTTCTTCTGGGTCGTCCGGATGATGATGTTCGGGACCTACGTGATGGGGAAGGCCCCGTTCCGCGACGTCTACCTGCACGGGCTCATCCGCGACGAGCACGGCAAGAAGATGTCGAAGTCCAAGGGCAACGTCATCGACCCGCTGGCGCTGATCGACTCCTACGGCGCGGACGCGCTGCGGTTCACCATCGCCCGCGGCTCCAATCCCGGCACCGACATGTCGCTGTCGGAGGAGTGGGTCGCCGGGTCCCGCAACTTCACCACGAAGCTGTGGAACATCACCCGGTTCGCGCTGGCCAAGGGCGCGGACGCGAGTCTGCCGCTGCCCGTCGAGGCCGACCGCACCGACGCCGACCGCTGGATCCTGGGCCGGCTCGCCGAGGTCCGCGAGCAGACCGACGAGCTGCTCGACGGCTACCAGTTCGCCAAGGCGACCGAGGGGCTGTACCACTTCGCATGGGACGAGCTGGCCGACTGGTACGTCGAGCTGTGCAAGACCCAGCTCGACGACCCGGCCACCGAGCCGGGCACCCGGGCCGTCCTCGGACACGTCCTCGACGCGCTGCTGCGGATGCTGCACCCGATCGCGCCGTTCGTCACCGAGGCGCTGTGGACCGCGCTGACCGGCGGCGAGACCGTCGTGACCGCGGCCTGGCCGACGGCCGACGGCACCGGGGCGCCGGTCGACCCGGCCGCCGCGGCCCGGGTCGCCGACGCGCAGAAGGTCATCACCGAGGTCCGCCGGTTCCGCACCGAGCAGGGCCTGCCCGACCGCAAGGCCGTCGCCGCCCGCCTCACCGGCCTCGACGCCGCCGGGCTGACCGCGCACGAGCGCGCGCTGCGCTTCCTCACCCGGCTCGACCCGGCCGGTGACGACCTCGCCGTCACCGCGAGCTTCGAGGTCGCCACCTCCGGTGGGCCGGTCACCGTCGAGCTCGACACCTCGGGGGCGATCGACGTCGCCGCCGAGCGCGCCCGGCTCGGCCGCGACCTGGCCGCCGCGGAGAAGGAGCGCGACGCCGCGGACAAGAAGCTGAACAACCCCAAGTTCACCGAGAAGGCACCGGCCGAGGTCGTCGACGGGATCCGTGCCCGGCACGCGACCGCCGTCGCCGACATCGACCGCATCACCGCGCGGCTCGCCGCGCTCCCGGAGGCCTGA
- a CDS encoding DUF4233 domain-containing protein, translating to MSDVPGVPEGVRPPPTDPMKGARGVFAATLILEAIVVLLALLVLPRFGTGSTALGFGVVAGIAVAMILASGVQRRPWGLTAALVLQVALLVAALVFLSSLVVVAVVFILVWAVLVWMRREVARRMAAGTLPSQQQD from the coding sequence GTGAGCGACGTGCCGGGTGTGCCCGAGGGTGTGCGGCCGCCGCCCACCGACCCCATGAAGGGTGCCCGCGGCGTGTTCGCCGCGACGCTGATCCTGGAGGCGATCGTCGTCCTCCTGGCGCTGCTGGTGCTCCCGCGCTTCGGCACCGGGTCGACCGCGCTCGGCTTCGGGGTGGTGGCGGGCATCGCCGTCGCCATGATCCTGGCGTCCGGGGTGCAGCGGCGGCCGTGGGGGCTCACCGCGGCGCTGGTGCTGCAGGTGGCGCTGCTCGTCGCGGCGCTGGTGTTCCTGTCCTCGCTGGTCGTGGTCGCGGTGGTGTTCATCCTCGTGTGGGCGGTCCTGGTCTGGATGCGGCGCGAGGTGGCCCGCCGGATGGCGGCGGGGACGCTGCCGTCGCAGCAGCAGGACTGA
- a CDS encoding acetamidase/formamidase family protein yields the protein MGVAHAAADAENAPELNSIPPTLGGGNIDIRLLGPDSAFYLPVRAEGALFHVGDPHLAMGDGEVALTALEGSLRATFRLTVCRPGEGTAPSVAFGHPFGETPHAWVPIGLSDPDGSVGGQKGDLDVAMRRAVVNALDFLQEDRGMDRATAYAYLSAAADFAVSQVVDRTVGVHGVIPKAHFRS from the coding sequence ATGGGGGTCGCCCACGCCGCGGCCGACGCCGAGAACGCCCCGGAGCTGAACTCGATCCCGCCGACCCTGGGCGGCGGCAACATCGACATCCGGCTGCTCGGCCCGGACTCGGCGTTCTACCTGCCCGTCCGCGCGGAGGGGGCGCTGTTCCACGTCGGCGACCCGCACCTGGCGATGGGTGACGGGGAGGTCGCGCTGACCGCGCTGGAGGGTTCGCTGCGTGCCACGTTCCGGCTCACCGTGTGCCGGCCGGGGGAGGGTACGGCGCCGTCGGTGGCCTTCGGCCACCCGTTCGGCGAGACCCCGCACGCCTGGGTGCCCATCGGGCTCTCCGACCCGGACGGGAGCGTCGGCGGCCAGAAGGGCGACCTGGACGTCGCGATGCGCCGGGCCGTGGTCAACGCGCTCGACTTCCTGCAGGAGGACCGGGGCATGGACCGCGCGACGGCCTACGCCTACCTCTCCGCGGCGGCGGACTTCGCGGTCTCGCAGGTGGTGGACCGGACCGTCGGGGTGCACGGGGTCATCCCCAAGGCGCACTTCCGGTCCTGA
- a CDS encoding bifunctional folylpolyglutamate synthase/dihydrofolate synthase gives MAKEYDEFDDFTEADSPTYGGDRWAEGGFGDSPDGEPSGGDAEQEQDDEPGGEDRSDAPEASDAAPEDTQEALIAAVLDEIRGGGDPDVVPAQSTVTGYAEFLAVDAALDRRWPESVMEPSLERMQALCDALGDPQRGYPVVHLTGTNGKTSTSRMVDALLTEIGLRTGRYTSPHLQRATERINLDNRPVTPERYVAAYREVEPLVELVDAGRGDAPALSKFEVLTAMAFAAFSDAPVEAAVIEVGLGGRWDATNVADAHVAVVLPVGLDHAEYLGDDITDIAREKSGIIKEGSVAVLAAQDKRVAEVLLERCAEVGAQVAREGAEFGVVERELAVGGQRLELQGLSGRYDEIFLPLHGEHQASNAAVALAAAEALVGAGTAQPLDPDAVRAAFASVRSPGRLEPVEGGPDRPTVLLDAAHNPAGATALAGALGSEFRFTRLVGVIGVLQGKDARGILEGLQPALHEVVVTTNSSPRAMDPDELGALAAEVFGSERVSVEPSLAEAVEQAREIAEEAGGSGVGVVVTGSVVTVGEARALFGKEPE, from the coding sequence GTGGCGAAGGAGTACGACGAGTTCGACGACTTCACCGAGGCCGACTCGCCGACCTACGGCGGCGACCGGTGGGCCGAGGGCGGGTTCGGCGACTCGCCCGACGGTGAGCCGTCCGGCGGCGACGCCGAGCAGGAGCAGGACGACGAGCCCGGTGGCGAGGACCGCTCCGACGCCCCCGAGGCGTCCGACGCGGCGCCGGAGGACACCCAGGAGGCCCTGATCGCGGCCGTCCTGGACGAGATCCGCGGCGGGGGAGACCCCGACGTCGTCCCGGCCCAGTCCACCGTGACCGGCTACGCCGAGTTCCTCGCCGTCGACGCGGCGCTGGACCGGCGCTGGCCGGAGTCGGTGATGGAGCCGTCGCTGGAGCGCATGCAGGCGCTGTGCGACGCACTGGGCGACCCGCAGCGCGGCTACCCGGTCGTGCACCTGACCGGGACCAACGGCAAGACCTCCACCTCCCGGATGGTCGACGCGCTGCTCACCGAGATCGGGCTGCGGACCGGGCGCTACACCAGCCCGCACCTGCAGCGCGCCACCGAGCGGATCAACCTGGACAACCGCCCGGTCACACCCGAGCGCTACGTGGCGGCCTACCGCGAGGTGGAGCCGCTGGTCGAGCTCGTCGACGCCGGGCGCGGCGACGCGCCCGCGCTGAGCAAGTTCGAGGTGCTCACCGCGATGGCCTTCGCGGCGTTCTCCGACGCCCCGGTCGAGGCCGCGGTCATCGAGGTCGGTCTCGGCGGGCGCTGGGACGCCACCAACGTCGCCGACGCGCACGTCGCCGTCGTCCTGCCGGTCGGGCTCGACCACGCCGAGTACCTCGGTGACGACATCACCGACATCGCCCGCGAGAAGTCCGGGATCATCAAGGAGGGCTCGGTCGCCGTCCTCGCGGCCCAGGACAAGCGGGTCGCCGAGGTCCTCCTGGAGCGCTGCGCCGAGGTCGGCGCACAGGTCGCCCGGGAGGGCGCCGAATTCGGCGTCGTGGAGCGGGAGCTCGCCGTCGGCGGGCAGCGCCTGGAGCTGCAGGGCCTGTCCGGCCGCTACGACGAGATCTTCCTGCCGCTGCACGGCGAGCACCAGGCGTCGAACGCGGCGGTCGCACTGGCCGCGGCCGAGGCGCTCGTCGGCGCCGGCACCGCGCAGCCCCTCGACCCCGACGCGGTCCGCGCCGCGTTCGCCTCGGTCCGCTCACCCGGGCGGCTCGAGCCCGTCGAGGGCGGGCCGGACCGGCCGACCGTGCTGCTCGACGCCGCGCACAACCCGGCCGGAGCCACCGCGCTCGCGGGCGCGCTGGGCTCGGAGTTCCGCTTCACCCGGCTCGTGGGCGTGATCGGGGTGCTGCAGGGCAAGGACGCCCGCGGCATCCTGGAGGGGCTGCAGCCGGCGCTGCACGAGGTCGTCGTCACCACCAACTCCTCGCCCCGTGCGATGGACCCCGACGAACTCGGCGCGCTCGCCGCCGAGGTCTTCGGGTCCGAGCGGGTCAGTGTCGAGCCGTCGCTGGCCGAGGCCGTCGAGCAGGCCCGCGAGATCGCCGAGGAGGCGGGCGGGTCCGGGGTCGGCGTCGTCGTCACCGGGTCGGTCGTCACCGTCGGCGAGGCGCGGGCGCTGTTCGGGAAGGAACCGGAGTGA